The following coding sequences lie in one Arabidopsis thaliana chromosome 3, partial sequence genomic window:
- a CDS encoding P-loop containing nucleoside triphosphate hydrolases superfamily protein — MRSIVKPMFAENLTRIGSNVAGLFFVWSTLKRYFPRQIQQLLFNAIQRIPIFKRLSDKILEFFSPYAYIRFREIEGYRYNYAFAAVKTYLGAKVNSEVKNLKGNQVKENMSLDLKRDDVKIEEEYEGVKMWWEIFRCVKGKKICRLTFHRSNWDVVTGSYLRYVVEEGKSIKARKKKVMVLMNNPSLNWKTSMKGLWTCTEFEHPATFDTLAMDIDKKDEIFRDLVAFRDGKEYYDRIGKAWKRGYLLYGPPGTGKSTMIAAMANLMKYNIYDLELTSIGNNWELKKLLIATTNKSIIVIEDIDCSLDLTGEREVKDLKGDKEGKKSNAVTLSGLLNFIDGIWSACGQERILVFTTNHVGKLDQALIRRGRMDMHIELSYCTFGAFKILAKNYLNIDSHHLFGEIESLLKETKITPADVAEHMMAKEVDGSLKGLIRALERIKWSQNVKVEEQLQQGD; from the coding sequence ATGAGATCGATCGTGAAGCCGATGTTTGCAGAAAACCTAACGAGGATTGGATCAAACGTGGCGGGTCTGTTCTTCGTCTGGTCAACTCTCAAGAGATACTTCCCTCGACAGATTCAGCAACTTCTCTTCAATGCAATCCAACGAATACCAATTTTCAAGAGGCTCTCAGACAAGATCCTCGAATTCTTCTCACCTTACGCTTACATCAGATTCCGTGAAATCGAAGGGTATAGATACAACTACGCTTTTGCAGCTGTGAAGACCTACCTTGGTGCAAAAGTTAACTCTGAAGTGAAGAATCTCAAAGGGAATCAGGTTAAAGAGAACATGTCTTTGGATTTGAAACGAGACGATGTTAAGATAGAAGAGGAGTATGAAGGTGTGAAGATGTGGTGGGAGATCTTTAGATGTGTTAAAGGGAAGAAAATCTGTAGGCTTACTTTTCATAGAAGTAATTGGGATGTTGTGACTGGTTCTTACTTACGCTACGTTGTTGAAGAAGGGAAATCGATTAAggcgaggaagaagaaagtgatggTGTTGATGAATAATCCGAGTTTGAATTGGAAAACAAGTATGAAAGGTCTTTGGACTTGCACTGAGTTCGAGCATCCCGCAACGTTTGATACATTGGCTATGGATATTGACaagaaagatgagattttCAGAGATCTTGTGGCGTTTAGAGATGGTAAAGAGTATTACGATAGGATTGGGAAAGCTTGGAAGAGGGGTTACTTGTTGTATGGACCTCCAGGGACGGGTAAGTCTACGATGATCGCGGCTATGGCGAATCTTATGAAGTATAATATCTATGATCTTGAGTTAACTTCGATAGGGAACAACTGGGAGTTGAAGAAGCTGTTGATAGCTACGACTAATAAGTCTATCATTGTGATTGAGGATATTGATTGTTCCTTGGATCTCACGGGAGAGAGGGAGGTTAAAGACCTAAAAGGCGATAAAGAAGGGAAGAAGAGTAATGCAGTTACACTCTCAGGGTTATTGAACTTTATAGATGGGATATGGTCAGCTTGTGGACAAGAGAGGATTCTTGTGTTTACAACGAATCATGTAGGGAAACTTGACCAAGCTTTGATTAGAAGAGGTCGTATGGATATGCATATTGAGCTATCTTATTGTACGTTTGGTGCGTTCAAGATTCTTGCTAAGAACTATCTGAATATTGATTCGCATCACTTGTTTGGAGAGATTGAGTCTTTGCTTAAAGAAACGAAGATTACACCGGCTGATGTTGCGGAGCATATGATGGCGAAAGAAGTTGATGGTTCACTTAAGGGTTTGATTCGAGCTTTGGAGAGGATTAAGTGGAGTCAAAACGTTAAAGTCGAAGAACAATTACAACAAGGAGATTAA
- a CDS encoding P-loop containing nucleoside triphosphate hydrolases superfamily protein produces the protein MAMMGQLWTNTGSALATLMFVYTIFKQFFPLFGPQLEPFLYRLFGRFYPYIQITFHEYSGEHFKRSEAYLGIQSYLSKDSSARAKKLKANTTKGSKSIVLSMDDKEEITDDFEGIRVWWQSKKEGATRQSFSFYPEANEKRYYMLRFHRRDREVIIERYLEHVMREGKTIEQKNRERKLYSNTPGQSHGNNSKWSHVTFEHPATFDTLAMEENKKEEIKSDLIKFSKSKDYYKKIGKAWKRGYLLFGPPGTGKSTMIAAMANFLEYDVYDLELTTVKDNTHLRRLLIETSAKSIIVIEDIDCSLNLTGQRKKKEEEEEDGDDKNTIEKKMMMKNEACGGERIIVFTTNFVDKLDPALIRKGRMDKHIEMSYCCFEAFKVLAKNYLDVEESEMFEEIKRLLEVEEIKMTPADVGENLLPKSEKEGGETCLKRLIEALKEEKEEAKKKVEEEEEEKQRKKEKVKEIEAEKEKKKKIEEEN, from the exons ATGGCGATGATGGGTCAGTTATGGACTAACACAGGCTCTGCTCTTGCAACACTAATGTTTGTATACACAATCTTCAAACAATTCTTCCCTCTCTTCGGACCCCAGTTGGAACCATTCCTTTATAGACTCTTCGGTCGCTTCTACCCTTACATCCAAATAACATTCCATGAATACAGCGGAGAGCATTTCAAGAGAAGCGAAGCCTACTTGGGGATCCAGAGCTATCTAAGCAAAGACTCTTCTGCTAGAGCAAAGAAACTCAAAGCCAACACAACTAAAGGAAGCAAATCTATTGTTCTTAGCATGGATGATAAGGAAGAGATCACTGACGATTTTGAGGGCATTAGGGTTTGGTGGCAGTCGAAGAAAGAGGGAGCTACTAGGCAATCTTTCTCGTTTTACCCTGAAGCTAATGAGAAGAGATATTACATGTTAAGGTTCCACAGACGTGACCGAGAAGTAATCATAGAGAGGTATCTTGAGCATGTTATGAGAGAAGGGAAGACGATAGAGcaaaagaacagagagaggAAGCTTTATTCGAATACTCCGGGTCAGAGCCATGGAAACAACAGTAAGTGGAGTCATGTAACCTTTGAGCATCCAGCTACGTTTGATACTCTAGCTATGGAAGAGAATAAGAAGGAAGAGATCAAGAGTGATCTGATCAAGTTTAGTAAGAGTAAAGATTATTACAAGAAGATCGGAAAAGCGTGGAAGAGAGGGTATCTTTTGTTTGGACCACCCGGGACTGGGAAGTCTACAATGATCGCAGCGATGGCTAATTTCTTGGAGTATGATGTTTATGATCTTGAGTTGACAACGGTTAAGGATAATACACATCTGAGAAGGTTATTGATTGAGACTTCAGCGAAATCGATTATTGTGATTGAAGATATCGATTGTTCGCTTAATCTAACGGggcagagaaagaagaaggaggaggaagaggaagatggagACGATAAGAACACgattgagaagaagatgatgatgaagaatgaAG CTTGTGGTGGTGAGAGGATCATTGTATTCACTACAAACTTTGTGGACAAGTTAGATCCGGCTTTGATTAGGAAAGGAAGAATGGATAAGCATATAGAGATGTCGTATTGTTGTTTCGAAGCGTTTAAGGTATTGGCTAAGAACTATTTGGATGTGGAAGAGAGTGAGATGTTTGAGGAGATAAAGAGGTTGCTTGAggttgaagaaatcaagatgACACCGGCGGATGTTGGGGAGAATCTGTTACCGAAGTCAGAAAAGGAAGGAGGTGAGACTTGTTTGAAGAGATTGATCGAAGCgttgaaggaagagaaggaggaagcgaagaagaaggtcgaggaagaggaggaagagaagcagaggaaaaaggaaaaggtgAAAGAAATAGaggcagagaaagagaagaagaaaaagattgaagaagagaattga
- a CDS encoding BCS1 AAA-type ATPase (BCS1 AAA-type ATPase; BEST Arabidopsis thaliana protein match is: P-loop containing nucleoside triphosphate hydrolases superfamily protein (TAIR:AT3G28540.2); Has 552 Blast hits to 525 proteins in 34 species: Archae - 0; Bacteria - 0; Metazoa - 20; Fungi - 2; Plants - 512; Viruses - 0; Other Eukaryotes - 18 (source: NCBI BLink).) has translation MLETGSIWGFTGSTMTSLMFFWAMYNQVHIEKYIYKLMGWVSNSVHIKFNEYSGEGLEKSEAFDTIHNYLSTKSTALGNRLKANESKKSKSLVLSLDDHETVEDVFQGVKVKWSSSVRENQNQSSTNRDKGFAERRYLTLSFHSRHREMITTTYLDHVLREGKEIGLKKRERKLYTNNSSHEWISWRLGTNWSNVSFDHPATLETFAMDPEKNKAEKEAWKKRRRKRGRLLRKKRRTKQRRKLGRRRRKQRMQRRRN, from the coding sequence ATGCTTGAGACCGGATCGATTTGGGGTTTCACAGGCTCAACGATGACGAGCCTTATGTTCTTCTGGGCGATGTACAACCAAGTCCACATTGAGAAATACATTTACAAGTTGATGGGATGGGTTTCGAATTCTGTTCACATAAAGTTCAACGAGTATTCTGGAGAAGGTCTTGAGAAAAGTGAAGCGTTTGACACCATACACAACTACTTGTCCACGAAATCAACAGCTCTTGGAAACAGATTAAAGGCCAACGAGTCTAAAAAAAGCAAATCTTTGGTGCTTAGTTTGGATGATCACGAGACAGTTGAAGATGTGTTTCAAGGTGTGAAGGTGAAGTGGTCTTCAAGCGTGAGAGAGAACCAGAATCAGTCTAGTACGAACCGTGATAAGGGTTTTGCGGAGAGAAGGTACTTGACTTTGAGTTTCCATAGTCGGCATAGAGAGATGATCACAACGACTTATCTTGATCATGTTTTGAGAGAAGGGAAAGAGATTgggttgaagaagagagaaaggaagcTTTACACTAATAACTCGAGTCATGAGTGGATCTCTTGGAGATTAGGAACAAACTGGAGCAACGTTTCTTTTGATCATCCTGCAACTTTGGAGACTTTCGCTATGGATCCAGAGAAGAACAAAGCAGAGAAGGAAGcttggaagaagagaaggagaaagcgAGGAAGATtactgaggaagaagagaagaacaaagcaGAGAAGGAAgcttggaagaagaagaagaaagcagagaatgcagagaagaagaaattga
- a CDS encoding P-loop containing nucleoside triphosphate hydrolases superfamily protein (P-loop containing nucleoside triphosphate hydrolases superfamily protein; FUNCTIONS IN: nucleoside-triphosphatase activity, ATPase activity, nucleotide binding, ATP binding; INVOLVED IN: biological_process unknown; LOCATED IN: cellular_component unknown; CONTAINS InterPro DOMAIN/s: ATPase, AAA+ type, core (InterPro:IPR003593), ATPase, AAA-type, core (InterPro:IPR003959), ATPase, AAA-type, conserved site (InterPro:IPR003960); BEST Arabidopsis thaliana protein match is: P-loop containing nucleoside triphosphate hydrolases superfamily protein (TAIR:AT3G28610.1); Has 20517 Blast hits to 19409 proteins in 2851 species: Archae - 1288; Bacteria - 6773; Metazoa - 3258; Fungi - 2817; Plants - 2531; Viruses - 34; Other Eukaryotes - 3816 (source: NCBI BLink).): protein MFAENLTRIGSNVAGLFFVWSTLKRYFPRQIQQLLFNAIQRIPIFKRLSDKILEFFSPYAYIRFREIEGYRYNYAFAAVKTYLGAKVNSEVKNLKGNQVKENMSLDLKRDDVKIEEEYEGVKMWWEIFRCVKGKKICRLTFHRSNWDVVTGSYLRYVVEEGKSIKARKKKVMVLMNNPSLNWKTSMKGLWTCTEFEHPATFDTLAMDIDKKDEIFRDLVAFRDGKEYYDRIGKAWKRGYLLYGPPGTGKSTMIAAMANLMKYNIYDLELTSIGNNWELKKLLIATTNKSIIVIEDIDCSLDLTGEREVKDLKGDKEGKKSNAVTLSGLLNFIDGIWSACGQERILVFTTNHVGKLDQALIRRGRMDMHIELSYCTFGAFKILAKNYLNIDSHHLFGEIESLLKETKITPADVAEHMMAKEVDGSLKGLIRALERIKWSQNVKVEEQLQQGD, encoded by the coding sequence ATGTTTGCAGAAAACCTAACGAGGATTGGATCAAACGTGGCGGGTCTGTTCTTCGTCTGGTCAACTCTCAAGAGATACTTCCCTCGACAGATTCAGCAACTTCTCTTCAATGCAATCCAACGAATACCAATTTTCAAGAGGCTCTCAGACAAGATCCTCGAATTCTTCTCACCTTACGCTTACATCAGATTCCGTGAAATCGAAGGGTATAGATACAACTACGCTTTTGCAGCTGTGAAGACCTACCTTGGTGCAAAAGTTAACTCTGAAGTGAAGAATCTCAAAGGGAATCAGGTTAAAGAGAACATGTCTTTGGATTTGAAACGAGACGATGTTAAGATAGAAGAGGAGTATGAAGGTGTGAAGATGTGGTGGGAGATCTTTAGATGTGTTAAAGGGAAGAAAATCTGTAGGCTTACTTTTCATAGAAGTAATTGGGATGTTGTGACTGGTTCTTACTTACGCTACGTTGTTGAAGAAGGGAAATCGATTAAggcgaggaagaagaaagtgatggTGTTGATGAATAATCCGAGTTTGAATTGGAAAACAAGTATGAAAGGTCTTTGGACTTGCACTGAGTTCGAGCATCCCGCAACGTTTGATACATTGGCTATGGATATTGACaagaaagatgagattttCAGAGATCTTGTGGCGTTTAGAGATGGTAAAGAGTATTACGATAGGATTGGGAAAGCTTGGAAGAGGGGTTACTTGTTGTATGGACCTCCAGGGACGGGTAAGTCTACGATGATCGCGGCTATGGCGAATCTTATGAAGTATAATATCTATGATCTTGAGTTAACTTCGATAGGGAACAACTGGGAGTTGAAGAAGCTGTTGATAGCTACGACTAATAAGTCTATCATTGTGATTGAGGATATTGATTGTTCCTTGGATCTCACGGGAGAGAGGGAGGTTAAAGACCTAAAAGGCGATAAAGAAGGGAAGAAGAGTAATGCAGTTACACTCTCAGGGTTATTGAACTTTATAGATGGGATATGGTCAGCTTGTGGACAAGAGAGGATTCTTGTGTTTACAACGAATCATGTAGGGAAACTTGACCAAGCTTTGATTAGAAGAGGTCGTATGGATATGCATATTGAGCTATCTTATTGTACGTTTGGTGCGTTCAAGATTCTTGCTAAGAACTATCTGAATATTGATTCGCATCACTTGTTTGGAGAGATTGAGTCTTTGCTTAAAGAAACGAAGATTACACCGGCTGATGTTGCGGAGCATATGATGGCGAAAGAAGTTGATGGTTCACTTAAGGGTTTGATTCGAGCTTTGGAGAGGATTAAGTGGAGTCAAAACGTTAAAGTCGAAGAACAATTACAACAAGGAGATTAA
- a CDS encoding uncharacterized protein (unknown protein; BEST Arabidopsis thaliana protein match is: unknown protein (TAIR:AT1G79170.1); Has 1 Blast hits to 1 proteins in 1 species: Archae - 0; Bacteria - 0; Metazoa - 0; Fungi - 0; Plants - 1; Viruses - 0; Other Eukaryotes - 0 (source: NCBI BLink).) codes for MASKVRIGDGDGDNNSASADVNGDDNCGGAGGNSETTVEVAMVAMVTITVPVPVVMVTATMAVPVTMVTTIMVVPVAKR; via the exons ATGGCTTCAAAAGT CCGCAtaggtgatggtgatggtgacaACAACAGTGCCAGTGCCGATGTTAATGGTGATGATAACTGTGGCGGTGCCGGTGGTAATAGTGAAACAACAGTGGAGGTGGCGATGGTGGCGATGGTGACGATAACAGTGCCGGTGCCGGTGGTGATGGTGACGGCAACAATGGCGGTACCGGTGACGATGGTGACGACAATAATGGTGGTGCCGGTGGCGAAAAGATAA
- a CDS encoding P-loop containing nucleoside triphosphate hydrolases superfamily protein (P-loop containing nucleoside triphosphate hydrolases superfamily protein; FUNCTIONS IN: nucleoside-triphosphatase activity, ATPase activity, nucleotide binding, ATP binding; INVOLVED IN: response to abscisic acid stimulus; LOCATED IN: endoplasmic reticulum; EXPRESSED IN: 10 plant structures; EXPRESSED DURING: LP.04 four leaves visible, 4 anthesis, petal differentiation and expansion stage; CONTAINS InterPro DOMAIN/s: ATPase, AAA-type, core (InterPro:IPR003959), ATPase, AAA+ type, core (InterPro:IPR003593), ATPase, AAA-type, conserved site (InterPro:IPR003960); BEST Arabidopsis thaliana protein match is: AAA-ATPase 1 (TAIR:AT5G40010.1); Has 26015 Blast hits to 22183 proteins in 2894 species: Archae - 1297; Bacteria - 7409; Metazoa - 4737; Fungi - 2999; Plants - 2564; Viruses - 69; Other Eukaryotes - 6940 (source: NCBI BLink).) — translation MAMMGQLWTNTGSALATLMFVYTIFKQFFPLFGPQLEPFLYRLFGRFYPYIQITFHEYSGEHFKRSEAYLGIQSYLSKDSSARAKKLKANTTKGSKSIVLSMDDKEEITDDFEGIRVWWQSKKEGATRQSFSFYPEANEKRYYMLRFHRRDREVIIERYLEHVMREGKTIEQKNRERKLYSNTPGQSHGNNSKWSHVTFEHPATFDTLAMEENKKEEIKSDLIKFSKSKDYYKKIGKAWKRGYLLFGPPGTGKSTMIAAMANFLEYDVYDLELTTVKDNTHLRRLLIETSAKSIIVIEDIDCSLNLTGQRKKKEEEEEDGDDKNTIEKKMMMKNEGENKESKVTLSGLLNFIDGLWSACGGERIIVFTTNFVDKLDPALIRKGRMDKHIEMSYCCFEAFKVLAKNYLDVEESEMFEEIKRLLEVEEIKMTPADVGENLLPKSEKEGGETCLKRLIEALKEEKEEAKKKVEEEEEEKQRKKEKVKEIEAEKEKKKKIEEEN, via the coding sequence ATGGCGATGATGGGTCAGTTATGGACTAACACAGGCTCTGCTCTTGCAACACTAATGTTTGTATACACAATCTTCAAACAATTCTTCCCTCTCTTCGGACCCCAGTTGGAACCATTCCTTTATAGACTCTTCGGTCGCTTCTACCCTTACATCCAAATAACATTCCATGAATACAGCGGAGAGCATTTCAAGAGAAGCGAAGCCTACTTGGGGATCCAGAGCTATCTAAGCAAAGACTCTTCTGCTAGAGCAAAGAAACTCAAAGCCAACACAACTAAAGGAAGCAAATCTATTGTTCTTAGCATGGATGATAAGGAAGAGATCACTGACGATTTTGAGGGCATTAGGGTTTGGTGGCAGTCGAAGAAAGAGGGAGCTACTAGGCAATCTTTCTCGTTTTACCCTGAAGCTAATGAGAAGAGATATTACATGTTAAGGTTCCACAGACGTGACCGAGAAGTAATCATAGAGAGGTATCTTGAGCATGTTATGAGAGAAGGGAAGACGATAGAGcaaaagaacagagagaggAAGCTTTATTCGAATACTCCGGGTCAGAGCCATGGAAACAACAGTAAGTGGAGTCATGTAACCTTTGAGCATCCAGCTACGTTTGATACTCTAGCTATGGAAGAGAATAAGAAGGAAGAGATCAAGAGTGATCTGATCAAGTTTAGTAAGAGTAAAGATTATTACAAGAAGATCGGAAAAGCGTGGAAGAGAGGGTATCTTTTGTTTGGACCACCCGGGACTGGGAAGTCTACAATGATCGCAGCGATGGCTAATTTCTTGGAGTATGATGTTTATGATCTTGAGTTGACAACGGTTAAGGATAATACACATCTGAGAAGGTTATTGATTGAGACTTCAGCGAAATCGATTATTGTGATTGAAGATATCGATTGTTCGCTTAATCTAACGGggcagagaaagaagaaggaggaggaagaggaagatggagACGATAAGAACACgattgagaagaagatgatgatgaagaatgaAGGTGAGAATAAAGAGAGTAAAGTTACTTTATCAGGGCTACTAAATTTCATTGATGGTTTATGGTCAGCTTGTGGTGGTGAGAGGATCATTGTATTCACTACAAACTTTGTGGACAAGTTAGATCCGGCTTTGATTAGGAAAGGAAGAATGGATAAGCATATAGAGATGTCGTATTGTTGTTTCGAAGCGTTTAAGGTATTGGCTAAGAACTATTTGGATGTGGAAGAGAGTGAGATGTTTGAGGAGATAAAGAGGTTGCTTGAggttgaagaaatcaagatgACACCGGCGGATGTTGGGGAGAATCTGTTACCGAAGTCAGAAAAGGAAGGAGGTGAGACTTGTTTGAAGAGATTGATCGAAGCgttgaaggaagagaaggaggaagcgaagaagaaggtcgaggaagaggaggaagagaagcagaggaaaaaggaaaaggtgAAAGAAATAGaggcagagaaagagaagaagaaaaagattgaagaagagaattga